The following coding sequences lie in one Candidatus Izemoplasmatales bacterium genomic window:
- a CDS encoding AEC family transporter yields METVLVLAKQIAIMFALIAVGWILFRMKLLTEQGAKDLSNLLLRIVVPAIVVKSFIVERTPENTKAFLISFALSLGLIVMSAVIAKIAFRDKRPAEQFGAAFANAGFFGIALVSALLGESAVFHITSFVMMIFVFQWTYGVHLFTRDKSIFAPKRLLTNPVLIAFFVAVILFFTQIHVPEFVMTPLSMITPLNTPIAMIVIGSYLARDRFADLLRDPGAYAVAAFRLVVIPLFSLLVLSLLPVAWNELRLALLLPAAAPVGVNVVLFAGLHDKDYRKAVRIVCVSTLLSIVTIPLLYALATILWR; encoded by the coding sequence ATGGAGACGGTTCTCGTGTTGGCCAAGCAGATCGCGATCATGTTCGCCCTCATCGCCGTCGGCTGGATCCTCTTCCGAATGAAACTGCTCACCGAACAAGGGGCGAAGGATCTGTCCAACCTGCTCCTCCGGATCGTCGTTCCGGCGATCGTCGTGAAGTCGTTCATCGTCGAACGCACGCCGGAGAACACGAAGGCTTTCCTGATTTCTTTCGCGCTGTCGCTCGGACTGATCGTCATGTCCGCCGTCATCGCCAAGATCGCCTTTCGCGACAAGCGGCCTGCGGAGCAATTCGGGGCCGCCTTCGCCAACGCCGGCTTCTTCGGGATTGCGCTCGTTTCGGCGCTTCTCGGCGAATCCGCCGTCTTCCACATCACCTCGTTCGTGATGATGATCTTCGTCTTCCAGTGGACCTACGGCGTGCATCTCTTCACCCGCGACAAGAGCATCTTCGCACCGAAACGGCTCCTCACGAATCCGGTCCTGATCGCCTTTTTCGTCGCCGTCATCCTCTTCTTCACGCAGATTCACGTCCCGGAATTCGTGATGACGCCGCTGTCGATGATCACGCCCCTCAACACCCCGATCGCGATGATCGTGATCGGGTCCTACCTCGCCCGCGACCGGTTCGCCGACCTTCTGCGCGATCCCGGCGCATACGCCGTCGCGGCCTTCCGCCTCGTCGTCATCCCGCTGTTCTCGCTCCTCGTCCTGAGCCTCCTTCCCGTCGCATGGAACGAGTTGCGTCTGGCACTCCTCCTTCCCGCGGCCGCTCCCGTGGGCGTGAACGTCGTCCTCTTCGCCGGACTCCACGACAAGGACTACCGCAAGGCGGTCCGCATCGTCTGCGTCAGCACCCTGCTTTCGATCGTCACGATCCCGCTTCTGTACGCCCTCGCCACGATCCTGTGGCGGTAA
- a CDS encoding FAD-dependent oxidoreductase, whose product MFNFTIEKPKKPAASDVVYDFVALGGGPAGLNGALYARRKGLSTAVVAHELGGQLRNTHAVENYLGFETIDASELIDRYVAHVRSLEIPIFTQSRVIAVEKEDDLFVLRLEDGGRIRSRTLLAALGGSPRRLDVPGELRLASKGVSYCATCDAPFFKGMHVVVAGGGNSAVEAAMDLAKWASRVTIVHRSRFRADQTILDRLKDVKNVSVMLETQILSIEGTDRVESIRIRNKADGIESSIPADGIFIEIGTIPNSALFSSLVKLNDRGEIVVDGQQRTDCEGLYAAGDITEQPFRQIVIAAAEGAKAALAASAHLNMKGTR is encoded by the coding sequence ATGTTCAATTTCACGATCGAAAAACCGAAGAAACCGGCCGCTTCCGACGTCGTCTACGACTTCGTCGCGCTTGGCGGCGGACCCGCCGGACTGAACGGCGCGCTCTACGCCAGGCGCAAGGGCCTGTCGACCGCCGTCGTCGCCCACGAGCTCGGCGGCCAGCTGCGCAACACGCATGCGGTCGAGAACTACCTGGGTTTCGAGACGATCGACGCCTCCGAGTTGATCGACCGCTACGTCGCCCACGTCAGGTCGCTCGAGATCCCGATTTTCACGCAATCGCGCGTGATCGCGGTCGAGAAGGAGGACGACCTGTTCGTCCTCAGGCTCGAGGACGGCGGGAGGATCCGGTCGAGGACGCTGCTCGCGGCGCTCGGCGGCTCCCCGCGGCGGCTCGACGTTCCCGGGGAACTCCGGCTCGCGAGCAAGGGCGTCTCCTACTGCGCGACCTGCGACGCGCCCTTCTTCAAGGGCATGCACGTCGTCGTCGCCGGCGGCGGGAACTCGGCAGTCGAGGCGGCGATGGACCTCGCCAAGTGGGCGTCGCGCGTCACCATCGTCCACCGCAGCCGCTTCCGCGCCGACCAGACCATCCTCGACCGGCTGAAAGACGTGAAGAACGTATCGGTGATGCTCGAGACGCAGATCCTCTCGATCGAGGGCACCGACCGCGTCGAGTCGATCCGGATCCGGAACAAGGCCGACGGCATCGAATCGTCGATCCCGGCCGACGGCATCTTCATCGAGATCGGCACGATCCCGAACTCGGCCCTGTTTTCCTCCCTCGTCAAGCTCAACGACCGCGGCGAGATCGTCGTCGACGGCCAGCAGCGGACCGACTGCGAAGGCCTCTACGCCGCCGGCGACATCACCGAACAGCCCTTCCGCCAGATCGTCATCGCCGCCGCGGAAGGCGCCAAGGCAGCCCTCGCGGCGAGCGCCCATCTCAATATGAAAGGAACCCGATAA
- a CDS encoding thioredoxin family protein codes for MPKLIPQDVADQIKSILADMKDPITLLYFSDGKCQTCVETGQLLEDIAVLNPKINLVVKDSVADADEAKKYDVRRIPGFVVLDKDGHDRGVKFSGIPAGHEINSFLAAIMELSGATPALDADVLARIRKIDKPVDIKVFVTLSCPHCPGAVQTAHLLAMHNPLVKAEMIEAQTFQEMSRVYKVSGVPKIVVNDKEELLGDQPIESFLNLIERL; via the coding sequence ATGCCCAAGCTGATTCCGCAAGACGTCGCCGACCAGATCAAGTCGATCCTCGCCGACATGAAGGACCCGATCACACTCCTCTATTTCTCCGACGGCAAGTGCCAGACCTGCGTCGAGACCGGCCAGCTGCTCGAGGACATCGCCGTCCTCAATCCCAAGATCAACCTCGTCGTCAAGGACTCAGTCGCCGATGCCGACGAGGCGAAGAAGTACGACGTCCGCCGGATTCCCGGCTTCGTCGTCCTCGACAAGGACGGGCACGACCGCGGCGTCAAGTTCAGCGGGATCCCCGCCGGCCACGAGATCAATTCCTTCCTCGCCGCGATCATGGAACTGTCGGGCGCGACCCCCGCGCTCGATGCGGACGTCCTCGCCCGCATTCGGAAGATCGACAAGCCCGTCGACATCAAGGTCTTCGTGACCCTCTCGTGCCCGCACTGCCCGGGCGCGGTCCAGACCGCGCACCTGCTCGCGATGCACAACCCGCTCGTCAAGGCCGAAATGATCGAGGCCCAGACGTTCCAGGAGATGTCGCGCGTGTACAAGGTCTCCGGCGTTCCCAAGATCGTCGTGAACGACAAGGAGGAACTGCTCGGCGACCAGCCGATCGAGAGCTTCCTCAACCTGATCGAAAGACTCTGA
- a CDS encoding ATP-binding cassette domain-containing protein, which yields MAALLRLANIEKSYNITKTQKQVVLKGVTVEFDRGEFVALVGESGCGKSTLINIMGGLDSEYTGSVVVKDAFIRDYTEKQLDDYRKKRVGMVFQDYNLIHHLTLAENIEIAMRMSDIEPKLRHERAMELLRMVGLDQYERKYPSQLSGGQQQRVAIARALANNPSIILADEPTGALDKESQDVILKILAKIVQSGKLVIVVTHSELVSSYCSRVVRIDDGVVVSDVRKTSPKEIPQYEKVIMPKPIRVKDVARLSFQNLMKKKSRTLMVSIGLAIGIAAVVLILNLGLGLTDYVREVYVDNLQSTQLAVSMRDGSAFTDDDLAEILEVDGIARAYPSAILEGVACATGDLETDIDGLSAFYRFYYPAILYGELADEVDEIIVNETMASDLSENGLIGAVGLELSITVDDVTTVYTVTGIYEDGSDGTDESDALIVADALAAMVDLAVDANVLYLTMTDVTTISVAKDDLAELGYSVRQAENEANFLLEYIEMGTQILTGVGAISMVVAAIMIFIVLYISIVERTKEIGILRAIGARKRDIRTMFICEAGFIGLGGGAMAVVFALAVTVATNVITGISLQTALIGYGVENYLLGLALSFAVSILAGIAPAVKAADLDPVVALRFE from the coding sequence ATGGCGGCACTGCTCCGTTTGGCGAACATCGAGAAAAGCTACAACATCACGAAAACCCAGAAACAAGTCGTCCTGAAAGGAGTCACCGTCGAGTTCGATCGCGGCGAGTTCGTCGCCCTGGTGGGCGAGTCGGGGTGCGGGAAGTCGACGCTCATCAACATCATGGGGGGCCTGGACAGCGAGTATACGGGAAGCGTCGTCGTCAAGGACGCCTTCATCCGCGACTACACGGAGAAGCAGCTCGACGACTATCGCAAGAAACGCGTCGGGATGGTCTTCCAGGACTACAACCTGATCCACCACCTGACGCTTGCGGAGAACATCGAGATCGCCATGCGGATGAGCGACATCGAGCCTAAACTCCGCCACGAACGCGCGATGGAACTGCTCAGGATGGTCGGACTCGACCAATACGAGCGGAAGTATCCCTCGCAGCTGTCCGGCGGGCAGCAGCAGCGCGTCGCGATCGCCCGCGCGCTCGCCAACAATCCGTCGATCATCCTCGCGGACGAGCCGACCGGCGCGCTCGACAAGGAATCGCAGGACGTGATCTTGAAGATCCTCGCCAAGATCGTCCAGTCGGGGAAACTCGTGATCGTGGTCACCCACAGCGAACTCGTCAGCAGTTATTGTTCCCGCGTCGTCAGGATCGACGACGGCGTCGTCGTGTCCGACGTCAGAAAAACATCTCCCAAGGAGATCCCTCAGTATGAGAAGGTGATCATGCCGAAGCCGATCAGGGTGAAGGACGTCGCCCGGCTGTCGTTCCAGAACCTGATGAAGAAGAAGAGCAGGACGCTGATGGTGTCGATCGGTCTGGCGATCGGCATCGCGGCCGTCGTCCTGATCCTGAATCTCGGTCTCGGACTCACCGACTACGTCCGCGAGGTCTATGTCGACAACCTCCAATCGACCCAACTTGCGGTCTCGATGAGGGACGGTTCCGCCTTCACCGACGACGATCTCGCGGAGATCCTGGAGGTCGACGGGATCGCCCGCGCCTATCCGTCGGCGATCCTCGAAGGGGTCGCCTGCGCGACCGGAGACCTCGAGACGGACATCGACGGCCTGTCCGCCTTCTACCGCTTCTACTATCCGGCGATCCTGTACGGCGAATTGGCCGACGAGGTCGACGAAATCATCGTGAACGAGACGATGGCGTCGGATCTCTCCGAAAACGGTCTGATCGGCGCCGTCGGACTCGAACTGTCGATCACGGTCGACGACGTCACGACGGTCTACACGGTGACCGGCATCTACGAGGACGGCAGCGACGGGACCGACGAGAGCGACGCCCTGATCGTCGCCGATGCGCTCGCGGCGATGGTCGACCTCGCCGTCGATGCGAACGTTCTCTACCTCACCATGACCGACGTCACCACCATCAGCGTCGCCAAGGACGACCTCGCCGAACTCGGCTACAGCGTCCGTCAGGCCGAAAACGAGGCGAACTTCCTGCTCGAGTACATCGAAATGGGCACGCAGATCCTCACCGGCGTCGGCGCGATCTCGATGGTGGTCGCCGCGATCATGATCTTCATCGTCCTGTACATCTCCATCGTCGAACGTACCAAGGAAATCGGCATCCTGCGGGCGATCGGAGCACGCAAGCGCGACATCCGTACGATGTTCATCTGCGAGGCCGGATTCATCGGTCTCGGCGGCGGCGCGATGGCGGTCGTCTTCGCGCTCGCCGTGACCGTCGCCACCAACGTGATCACCGGCATCTCGCTTCAAACCGCGCTGATCGGATACGGCGTCGAAAACTACCTGCTCGGACTGGCCCTCAGTTTCGCCGTCTCGATTCTTGCCGGAATCGCCCCGGCGGTGAAGGCGGCCGATCTCGACCCGGTCGTCGCGCTCCGGTTCGAATAG
- a CDS encoding ADP-ribosylglycohydrolase family protein: MKKAWETAYELLHGSIPVVLSEDEQAWKGIEAFEKMTDLTYRMKWHSNVPGSGAPESVIAGAVQSMENMGYDVSEAEQLLEEGRRAFDADDMRKLIPITCRLWNLFGRMASIPHHPYRRHAVYDTFEQYHARAVLPPRVAVDPATPGFRSRTRHGWLAQIVGGAFGTALEGYVTANLRTAFGEIRDYVRTPNTYNDDITYELAFLDAYRRAGRRINSEDVALAWVGVVPFGWSAEEIALKNIAAGIMPPKSGHFNNPYREWIGAQMRGAICGMLSPGDAAEAARLAFVDGAVSHSNNGILGEVFNAVMTSLAYVETDVRRLVEACVAAIPDDSEYHAVVSRALSACRAGTDWESTWEELEPEFKTYNWIHSYPNAAAEVVALWFGNGDFDETMHAIGMIGYDVDCNAAQIMTAVAIMNDAVPRRWSDPIGTEIVTYCRGMKKMTIDSLTDDTIAAIDRS; encoded by the coding sequence ATGAAGAAAGCGTGGGAGACCGCGTACGAACTCCTGCACGGAAGCATCCCCGTCGTCCTGAGCGAAGACGAGCAGGCGTGGAAGGGGATCGAGGCCTTCGAGAAGATGACCGACCTCACCTACCGCATGAAGTGGCATTCCAACGTCCCCGGCTCCGGCGCACCGGAATCGGTGATCGCCGGCGCCGTCCAGTCGATGGAGAACATGGGTTACGACGTCTCCGAGGCCGAGCAGCTGCTCGAGGAGGGGCGCCGGGCGTTCGACGCGGACGACATGCGCAAGCTGATCCCGATCACGTGCCGGCTGTGGAATCTCTTCGGCCGGATGGCGTCCATCCCCCATCATCCCTACCGTCGCCACGCCGTGTACGACACCTTCGAGCAGTACCACGCCCGCGCCGTCCTCCCGCCGCGGGTCGCCGTCGATCCCGCTACGCCCGGCTTCCGGTCGCGGACCCGCCACGGCTGGCTCGCACAGATCGTCGGCGGCGCATTTGGCACCGCCCTCGAGGGGTACGTCACGGCGAACCTGCGGACCGCGTTCGGCGAGATCCGCGACTACGTGCGCACCCCGAACACCTACAACGACGACATCACCTACGAACTCGCGTTCCTCGACGCGTATCGCCGCGCCGGACGCCGGATCAATAGCGAGGACGTCGCCCTCGCGTGGGTCGGGGTCGTGCCGTTCGGCTGGTCGGCCGAGGAGATCGCGCTCAAGAACATCGCCGCCGGAATCATGCCCCCGAAGAGCGGCCATTTCAACAACCCCTACCGCGAATGGATCGGCGCGCAGATGCGCGGCGCGATCTGCGGGATGCTGTCGCCGGGCGACGCCGCCGAGGCGGCCCGCCTCGCCTTCGTCGACGGAGCCGTCTCCCATAGCAACAACGGCATCCTCGGCGAAGTCTTCAACGCCGTGATGACGTCCCTCGCCTACGTCGAGACCGACGTCCGCCGCCTCGTCGAGGCCTGCGTCGCCGCCATCCCGGACGATTCGGAGTACCATGCCGTCGTCTCGCGCGCGCTATCGGCCTGCAGGGCCGGAACCGACTGGGAATCGACCTGGGAGGAACTCGAGCCCGAGTTCAAGACCTACAACTGGATCCACAGCTATCCGAACGCGGCCGCCGAGGTCGTCGCCCTCTGGTTCGGCAACGGCGATTTCGACGAGACGATGCACGCGATCGGGATGATCGGCTACGACGTCGACTGCAACGCCGCGCAGATCATGACCGCCGTCGCGATCATGAACGATGCCGTGCCGAGGCGGTGGAGCGATCCGATCGGCACCGAGATCGTCACGTACTGTCGCGGGATGAAGAAGATGACGATCGATTCCCTGACGGACGACACGATCGCGGCGATCGACCGCTCATGA
- a CDS encoding ABC transporter permease: MRDILDLFTTPAFYAMVLQLATPLVFATLAALVSNRAGVLNIGIEGTMVVSALAAAIASTRFGSAAAGLAAAILAGILAGGFFALCAVRLRTHHILVGIATNILAAGLAVFVIYGITGNKSDYPAVAIASWSVPFLRDIPFLGEIFFENLHPLVALAAVAVAAVAFLFRRTVLGIRIVAVGKNETAAASVGIPTRRIKTVALLIAGGLAGLGGAYLSLGYMSGFNTGMVAGRGFIGIAAEAMGAGHPIGSALFAVLFGMVNAFSLTAQTFGSLSIPYELLNTLPYLTTTAGLVIYSIVRLRKARPRRPRKEKRP; encoded by the coding sequence GTGCGTGACATCCTCGACCTGTTCACGACCCCCGCGTTCTACGCGATGGTCCTCCAGCTGGCGACGCCGCTCGTGTTCGCGACCCTCGCCGCGCTCGTCTCCAACCGCGCCGGCGTCCTCAACATCGGCATCGAGGGCACGATGGTCGTCTCGGCCCTGGCCGCGGCGATCGCGAGCACCCGCTTCGGATCCGCCGCCGCCGGCCTCGCCGCGGCGATCCTCGCCGGCATCCTCGCGGGCGGATTCTTCGCCCTCTGCGCGGTCCGTCTCCGGACCCACCACATCCTCGTCGGCATCGCCACCAACATCCTCGCGGCCGGCCTCGCCGTCTTCGTGATCTACGGCATCACCGGCAACAAGTCCGACTATCCGGCCGTCGCGATTGCATCGTGGAGCGTGCCGTTCCTCCGCGACATCCCGTTCTTGGGCGAGATCTTCTTCGAAAACCTCCATCCGCTCGTCGCGCTCGCCGCGGTCGCGGTCGCGGCGGTGGCGTTCCTGTTCCGCCGCACCGTCCTCGGCATCCGCATCGTCGCCGTCGGAAAGAACGAGACCGCGGCCGCCTCCGTCGGCATCCCGACCCGCCGGATCAAGACCGTCGCGCTGCTCATCGCGGGCGGTCTCGCCGGCCTCGGCGGCGCCTATCTCTCGCTCGGATACATGAGCGGCTTCAACACCGGCATGGTCGCCGGACGCGGCTTCATCGGCATCGCCGCCGAGGCCATGGGCGCCGGACATCCCATCGGAAGCGCGCTCTTCGCGGTCCTCTTCGGAATGGTCAACGCCTTCTCCCTGACCGCCCAGACGTTCGGATCGCTGTCGATTCCCTACGAACTGCTCAACACCCTGCCGTACCTGACGACGACGGCGGGACTCGTCATCTATTCGATCGTCCGCTTGCGGAAAGCGAGACCCCGTCGTCCGCGGAAGGAGAAGAGACCATGA
- a CDS encoding ABC transporter permease, which produces MKRAFAFFKRLWLRSRPRLLETLVEGGRTLLAILIAYLVAFAVIGLVSEDPDTAIRWFVFGPLSSPAELGEVVKNAAPLMFAGVAACLIIRGGNFNMFTEGAFYVGGLAAAVVSIFVELPGVLAIAVPLLSGIAAAIVVGFVPAVLKEKLGVNEFVSSIMFNFIVLWVGVWLISNVVIDVTSGDNATAPIPDASRLSVLVAGTNVTTGILIALGVAVLASVYLFRTRFGYRLRMTGDNRAFAKNVGIDVARAGLSSQLLGIGVAGLGGGVEILANYRRFNWKSLPGFGFDGFMVAIIAKNKPLLVPFAALFIGYLRSGADLMAFNSDVAQEVVQVIQGLILILVAAEAFFSSAWLRSLLSRRAFARRRADGTEEVDGRA; this is translated from the coding sequence ATGAAGCGCGCGTTCGCCTTCTTCAAGCGACTGTGGCTCCGGTCCCGGCCGCGCCTCCTCGAGACGCTCGTCGAGGGCGGCAGGACGCTGCTCGCGATCCTGATCGCCTATCTTGTCGCCTTCGCGGTCATCGGCCTCGTCTCCGAGGATCCGGACACCGCGATCCGCTGGTTCGTCTTCGGCCCGCTCTCCTCGCCCGCGGAACTCGGCGAGGTGGTGAAGAACGCCGCGCCGCTGATGTTCGCCGGCGTCGCCGCCTGCCTCATCATCCGCGGCGGCAACTTCAACATGTTCACCGAGGGCGCCTTCTACGTCGGCGGACTCGCCGCCGCCGTCGTCTCCATCTTCGTCGAACTGCCCGGCGTGCTCGCGATCGCGGTTCCGCTTCTCTCGGGGATCGCCGCCGCGATCGTCGTCGGGTTCGTGCCCGCGGTCCTGAAGGAGAAGCTCGGGGTGAACGAGTTCGTCTCCTCGATCATGTTCAACTTCATCGTCCTCTGGGTCGGCGTCTGGCTGATCTCAAACGTCGTGATCGACGTGACGTCGGGAGACAACGCGACCGCGCCGATCCCGGACGCGTCGCGACTGTCCGTCCTCGTCGCCGGAACCAACGTGACGACCGGGATCCTGATCGCGCTCGGCGTCGCCGTCCTCGCATCGGTCTATCTCTTCCGCACCCGCTTCGGGTACCGTCTCCGGATGACGGGCGACAACCGCGCCTTCGCGAAGAACGTCGGGATCGACGTCGCCCGGGCGGGACTGTCCTCGCAGCTCCTCGGGATCGGCGTCGCCGGCCTCGGCGGCGGCGTGGAGATCCTCGCCAACTACCGTCGCTTCAACTGGAAGAGCCTGCCGGGCTTCGGCTTCGACGGCTTCATGGTCGCGATCATCGCCAAGAACAAGCCGCTCCTCGTTCCCTTCGCGGCCCTCTTCATCGGCTATCTCCGCTCCGGGGCCGACCTGATGGCGTTCAATTCCGACGTCGCCCAGGAGGTCGTCCAGGTGATCCAGGGACTGATCCTGATCCTCGTCGCCGCCGAGGCGTTCTTCTCGAGCGCCTGGCTGCGAAGCCTGTTGTCCCGCCGCGCGTTCGCCCGCCGGCGCGCCGACGGTACGGAGGAGGTGGACGGACGTGCGTGA
- a CDS encoding ABC transporter ATP-binding protein, whose protein sequence is MANPILRMQGICKSYGPGIVACDDASFSLDAGEIHALAGENGAGKTTLMKILFGMEKAQRGAIFIHGEEVFIHRPNDAMARGVGMVHQHFMLVGDLSVAENVTLGIEPRRRGLFDRSAARRLVAEMAEKYDMAVDPDALVRDLSVANRQKVEILKVLARNAEIIILDEPTAVLTPQETKRFFEQLSALRKAGRTIVVITHKLAEIKAICDRITILRKGRTVGTYAVAAISEAEISRRMIGGEPPAETARTAVAVGPGLLSCDRLTCLSPDGRVLLDDVSLELRGGEILGVVGVEGNGQRELVDVLTGRLLPERGKVLLAGTDIVGKTVGEIRRLGLAFIPEDRMADGVDLEGTILDNATAIVRDETAYNAGPFERRRRLSDYAGQLAKRYDVRFDALGEKIRQLSGGNMQKVVCGREIDACGSVLVADQPTRGVDVGAVRTIHDRIEALSVEGKAVLLVSSDLGEIRALCRRAIVLCRGEVVARIQDLASVTEEELGLYMLGLRRQTDAERAS, encoded by the coding sequence ATGGCCAATCCGATCCTGCGGATGCAGGGCATCTGCAAATCCTACGGTCCCGGGATCGTCGCCTGCGACGACGCGTCGTTTTCCCTCGACGCCGGCGAGATCCACGCCCTTGCGGGCGAAAACGGCGCCGGCAAGACGACCCTCATGAAGATCCTCTTCGGCATGGAAAAGGCGCAGCGCGGCGCCATTTTCATTCATGGCGAGGAAGTTTTCATCCATCGTCCGAACGATGCGATGGCCCGCGGCGTGGGAATGGTGCACCAGCACTTCATGCTCGTCGGCGACCTCAGCGTCGCCGAGAACGTCACGCTCGGCATCGAGCCGCGCCGACGCGGCCTCTTCGATCGATCGGCCGCGCGCCGGCTGGTCGCCGAGATGGCGGAAAAGTACGACATGGCGGTCGATCCGGACGCGCTCGTCCGCGACCTCTCCGTCGCGAACCGGCAGAAGGTGGAGATCCTCAAGGTGCTCGCGCGCAACGCCGAGATCATCATCCTCGACGAGCCCACCGCCGTCCTCACGCCGCAGGAGACGAAACGCTTCTTCGAGCAGCTTTCGGCCTTGCGGAAGGCCGGCCGGACGATCGTCGTCATCACCCACAAGCTTGCGGAGATCAAGGCGATCTGCGACCGCATCACGATCCTGCGCAAGGGCAGGACCGTCGGCACGTACGCCGTCGCGGCGATTTCCGAAGCGGAGATCTCGCGACGGATGATCGGCGGCGAACCGCCCGCCGAAACCGCCCGGACCGCCGTCGCGGTCGGTCCCGGGCTGCTTTCGTGCGACCGCCTGACCTGCCTTTCGCCGGACGGACGCGTGCTTCTGGACGACGTGTCCCTCGAACTCCGCGGCGGCGAGATCCTCGGCGTCGTCGGCGTCGAGGGAAACGGCCAGCGCGAACTCGTCGACGTCCTCACGGGACGACTCCTGCCCGAACGCGGGAAGGTCCTGCTCGCGGGGACCGACATCGTCGGGAAGACTGTCGGGGAGATTCGGCGTCTCGGACTCGCTTTCATTCCGGAGGACCGGATGGCGGACGGCGTCGACCTCGAGGGCACGATCCTCGACAACGCCACCGCGATCGTGCGCGACGAAACGGCATACAACGCCGGGCCGTTCGAGAGACGCCGCCGTCTTTCGGACTACGCCGGGCAGCTCGCAAAACGATATGACGTCCGCTTCGACGCGCTCGGCGAGAAGATCCGCCAGTTGTCGGGCGGGAACATGCAGAAGGTGGTCTGCGGACGCGAGATCGACGCCTGCGGATCCGTCCTCGTCGCCGACCAGCCGACGCGCGGCGTCGACGTCGGCGCGGTCCGGACGATCCACGACCGGATCGAGGCGCTTTCCGTCGAAGGCAAGGCGGTCCTGCTGGTGTCGAGCGACCTCGGCGAGATCCGCGCCCTGTGCCGCCGCGCGATCGTGCTCTGCCGGGGCGAGGTCGTCGCCCGCATCCAGGACCTTGCGTCCGTCACCGAAGAGGAGCTCGGGCTGTACATGCTCGGCCTCCGCCGCCAGACGGATGCGGAGCGTGCGTCATGA
- a CDS encoding BMP family ABC transporter substrate-binding protein — protein MKKLLGIILALMTLTATIGCGLPTTDTSGDPSVTTTDDGKLDVVLLVNGNLGDMSFFDSANAGIERLNAEYGDVIDAKTIEMGTNQAGWETTLYRVSQQEYDLIICATTQMRESLQKVANRYPDKHYVIFDTEVKDGAAADYPNVHSILFRQNEGGFLAGVLAAAMANGTSGMTAPVSGSGKVGFIGGMRNDIIYDFAVGYAAGIAYENSRTLVRTTLTNSFVGNFNDSTQAKALATVQYNAGADVIFACASQAGLGVIDAAQTKTRYVIGVDSDQYLYYADSNPTRAGLIVTSVMKKVGDVIYDTVLAYLEDELDFGVLVSYGLAEGIIDLAVNANYLAKVPEELRDRLDALKAEIVAGTLDVTSRFDLTLEQIDSLFDTLE, from the coding sequence ATGAAAAAACTGCTTGGTATAATTCTGGCGCTCATGACCCTGACGGCGACGATCGGATGCGGTCTGCCGACGACGGACACCTCCGGCGATCCGTCCGTGACGACCACCGACGACGGAAAACTCGACGTCGTCCTTCTGGTGAACGGCAATCTCGGCGACATGTCGTTCTTCGATTCCGCGAACGCGGGCATCGAACGCCTCAACGCCGAGTACGGCGACGTCATCGACGCGAAGACGATCGAGATGGGCACCAACCAGGCGGGCTGGGAGACCACGCTCTACCGCGTCTCGCAGCAGGAGTACGACCTCATCATCTGCGCCACCACGCAGATGCGCGAGTCGCTCCAGAAGGTCGCCAACCGCTACCCCGACAAGCACTACGTGATCTTCGACACCGAGGTCAAGGACGGCGCCGCCGCGGACTATCCGAACGTCCATTCGATCCTGTTCCGCCAGAACGAGGGCGGTTTCCTCGCCGGCGTGCTCGCCGCGGCGATGGCGAACGGCACCTCCGGCATGACCGCTCCGGTTTCCGGCAGCGGCAAGGTCGGCTTCATCGGCGGGATGAGGAACGACATCATCTACGACTTCGCCGTCGGGTATGCCGCGGGCATCGCCTACGAGAATTCCCGCACGCTCGTCCGTACCACCCTCACCAACTCCTTCGTGGGCAACTTCAACGATTCCACCCAGGCGAAGGCGCTTGCCACCGTCCAGTACAACGCCGGCGCCGACGTCATCTTCGCCTGCGCCTCGCAGGCCGGTCTCGGCGTCATCGACGCCGCCCAGACCAAGACCCGGTACGTGATCGGCGTCGACTCCGACCAGTACCTCTATTATGCCGATTCGAATCCGACGCGCGCCGGACTGATCGTCACCTCGGTGATGAAGAAGGTCGGCGACGTCATCTACGATACGGTCCTCGCGTATCTCGAGGACGAACTCGACTTCGGCGTCCTCGTGAGCTACGGCCTCGCCGAAGGCATCATCGACCTCGCGGTCAACGCCAATTACCTCGCGAAGGTTCCGGAAGAACTCCGCGACCGCCTCGACGCCCTCAAGGCCGAGATCGTCGCCGGCACGCTCGACGTGACCTCCCGCTTCGACCTGACGTTGGAGCAGATCGATTCGCTGTTCGACACCCTCGAATGA